AGGGTGGTATAGGCCAGCAAGTCTGTGAAATGCCTGCTGGGAGTGGGAGGTGAATCTGTATATAAATGAAGATGCCATCCACGCTTACTTTAAGAACTCCTTCTTTGCATTAGTGGTAGTTTCACACATTTGGACAAAATTAGTAGCACACACCCAGTAACTTTAGCTGCAGGGATTTATTTGCCTTTCGGTGTTCATAATTTagaattttgtttaaatatttattttagtaCACAACTGCTTACAGTGTAAGTGTCTAACCTGTACAACTGAATTCTGTCTTACTGAAGGACAAGTATAAAATAACTGGAGACTAACTTACATTGTACATGAGGCAGACAAGAATTTATAATAGCAGCAGCAACTTAACTACAGCTGTAAAGTTTCTTTTAACATCATGTGCCAACAGTTTGATTTATCTAGGCAACTCAAGTAGACAGATGTTTATCCATAGCAAACATTGAACACAACACTTCAAAGAGTTTAAGCTACATTGCTACTCTTGTAAAGTTATCTGATCACCTTCTAGTGCTGGTTATCTGGCTTCCATTCCTTCTTGGTTTCTCAGCCTTTACTATTCTTCTGCCTTTCCTCCTCTCATTTGGTAGTGGTCCTGTATATTCTGCATTTACATTAGCTGAAGTTGGTCCTGCAATCTTTATTTTATTGGGAAGGAGAGATGGAAAGAGGAGGAAGGAGCAAAGAGGGTTTAATTATATCTTGGCCCCATCTCTTACATGTTGTAATCTGGTTCTTAAAGAGGTGTTTtggggtggtttttgttttgtttttactgctGATACTAAATAGGTCTACACAAACTTGAACTCAAAAGGGTGTAAAGTGATGAACACCACCATCTGATAAATTTACTTGTCCGGTCTCCTTTAAAACACTTGGAGTAGGGGGCTTTATAGACTAAAGGAAGCCATTCCTCCACGGCAAAGCTACCACGAATTGTAACATTCCATCTTATCACATGACAAAAATGCACTTTTAGGAGTACCACTAAGGAACAGTAGATCAGTGACAATATACATAGTTCACAGTATCTTGCCTAAACAGAGTGCCCTAAACATTGAACTATCTCAAATATTCATACCTTTACACCTAATCCATTTTTAATATAAAGACATTTATGCAAAGCGAAAAGAGTTTAGTGCATATGAAAACTTGGTGCCGGCTTAAAGTAAGCCTAATACAGGCTGCTGTGCCAGTTTCTGCTCATCTTTGCCAGGGCACATCCATTTAGACTGACTACTAATTTCAGTCTGAAGCAGAGGTTTCCCACAGGTGGATTTTAGTACACAAAAATAGCCACAAGGCTAAGACTGAACAAAACCTTTTCGGTTTGTGAGTAAGGAAAAAATTTACTCCAAATTTCCCACAGTGGAAAAAGTATAATACAATAATTTCTCCTTAGGTCTACAGCTTCTGTGGCACACTGGGTATAGTGAGCTAGATTGTCAATTGCTGCCGTGGAGAGGACAAACTTAGTATGCAAAAATTAAGCCAAATTTTCTACTTTCTACTATTTTGCCAACAACTACCACTGAACAATAACTTTTACTGTGTGGTAGGAGTCATTGCGTGCACAGAGAATACAACTGACTAATGGGTTGACCATATACATATTTACAAGTAAAGTGAACATACATTCAAGTTGAAGGGAATACACATGTGACAGCAAGATACGTACAAATGCCAGAGGGACCCTTAATGTGTCCCTTCTGGACTAATACAGAACTTTTCAGTGGGAAAACGGGTCATCAGCATAGTTAATGCGAACAAGTGTTAGGGCTGAGAAGAGAAACGCTTATATTTTGTTCTATGTTCATCTATTTCTTGCTTTGTTTTTCTGATACAACTAAAAATTTCCTTAAAGAGAGCTTTATATTCAGGTATAGTATTTGTGGGTGAGCTAGTTAGTTCAACATTTCCATACTCTTGATCAGTAGCTGAACGGTCAGACTGGATGTTCCCCACACTAGAGTCTTTAGAATACTGTTTTGATGTTTGTACAGCCTTATGTTTCAAAGAATCTTCGTCCATGTGACACTTCTTCAGAAGTTCCTCATACTTAACCTTCAGAGCATTATACTGAGCGTCCACTTCATTAAGCAAGGAGATGCCCCGCTGCTTCACAGCTTCAGCTCTTCTAATACAGGTTTCTTCATGGCCCTTTAGAAGGTCTCCTCCTGCAGCACTGTTTAGGAAGGTCTCACTGCTACTTCTTTTTAGGGCCTTTTTATCAAGCTGGGGGACAGTCAAGGATGCATCCTCTAAAGGGCTTTGACTAATTTCCCTTTCTAAAGACtctttaaatgaaataaaaaatgattCTGGAACTAGATTCTCCATGCTGTTGACAAATGTGTTTTCAGACTGAAACATCTGCCGCATTTCAGCCACTTCTAATTCAAGCTCTTCTGCCCGAGCCCGGTATAATTCTTTATCAACCAGCCTCTGTTCAAGGTCACAGTTCTCCTTTACCATAAGTTGATATTCCTCTTCCATCGTCACTCTTTTCTCCTTTTCCAGATTAAGTTGGGCTTGTAATACAGTCAAAGCCTTTTTTAAGTTCTCGTTTTCTTCTTCTATGGGACTCAGCTGACTATCCATTGAAGTAATTTTTTCTGCAAAAATATGATCGTAAACAAAATACCTGCAGAAACAAAAAGTGTCAAAGCTTAGATTTCCTATGACTTTTAGGCTGCCTCTTCTGGATAATACAGAGATTGAATTTAAACTCACAGTTGAAAAAAACTGGTTTCCAAACAGAACCAGGTTGGTCATTAAGGTATCTATTTGTATAAAGTTACAATGCCTCAATAATCAAAGAGAATGCTTTTCTACAGGGCTTTAGTAAATTCAGTACCCAGTGATACATGGTTCCCAGTTCAGGTGATATGGCAGCTGCTTAATTGCAATAACAAGTTGTAGATATAAAACCTACTGTACATGCAGACCTCTAACCAGAATTCGAGATTTTCTAGAGTATTTCTTTGAGGCCACAAGATATAGTTTTCTACAGGACATTCCTAGTACTGGGAGAAGATCAACTGCATGATAATCCAATACATTTTCCCCATTTAACTTGTACAATTCTCATAATGAAATGGATCTGCAAACTATAAGATATCCATACCCTGCAGTTTAAAAGTCTCAGCATTTCCACTATGATCCTTAATGAATGCCCAGAATGGTTATAAAATCCACTGTCAAATCTGACAAAAGTTTCATACAAGCATGTTTTGTAATTCTAATTCTAAAAAATCACCTCTTGAGTACGCACTATAGAAGTGTCAATATTAAAGCTTAAAAATTTAAGTTTGTCATGcttgtattttaaaaacatgcaTTCAATTTATTGAACATAATGTAGATcatcatttttaaacaaattaggAATTACAGTATTGAGCTCTGGATAGCAGATTTTATAAGTGCATATAACTGAAAAGACAGTTTTACTGTGCACTATGGTACATACAGTATGGTTCTTTGTATCAGCTCTTGACTCGTTATTCTGTTCTTAAGTTATCCATATTAGTAGCCTAGGTAACTCAGAGTATAGAAGTTAAGAGGCCAAGGCTAAATTTCAGTTTTATCCCATACCATGACATACAATATATTACAGTAACTAGGCCTACCAGATCAAGTTTTAAGATTCAATTGCGCCTCTTAATTCTGAGCTTTGACTTCTGCTGGTCTAAAATCAGCCCCTTCAAATGTTAAGTTTCTGTGCAATGTTTGTTTTATCAATGTTGCATGATTATTTGTTCCGAATTAGTCTTATTCCATGTCTGTTGACAACTATTCTGCTTTGGGAATAAGGAAGAAAACAGAAGGAAATCCCAGAGGTAGTATTCTAGGGAACTGTCAGAAAAAGTAGCAGAGGGAGTAGGGAAGGCTACAAAGTGTTTACACTAACATTCTCTGTATGATTACATGATGAGACAAGCTGGAAAAAGTAGGCTTGTGAAgactgctttggtcttaactcaTTTGTCTGGAGTGACACTGACCGATTTTCTAGAAATGCACATCTGATTTCTCTGCTCTGCTGCAAACAAATGgatgaaagattttaaaaaaatctgcttgcACAATAAAATTACATAACTGAGTTAGCGTCTTACTTGCGAAGGTCATACAGCTCCTTCAAACATGAGAAGCTATGCACTGATCGTGGCTGCTCAGATCTCTCATGGTTCATATGGCCTCGTCCAGATTTCTTCAGTTCCTCCACTTGTCTCTGAAGGTCATCTATATGGGTTTGCAGACTTTCAATAGTCTCTGTCAAGCTGAAGTTCATGAACATATAAAGCTGTTAAAGCCAGTCATGTTAAGGCAAGGGCATGACCAATAGCATGAGCTCAGTCACAATCCACTCGGTTTTGTGTTTCTTCCTCTGGAAACTGCTCCACAGTTACCAGTGACAGACAAAACCACATACTCAACCCAAAAGCCCAGTGATTAGACAACTGGATAACCAGCCACCCAAAAATGCATAAACTAGTGCAGTCAGACTAGTATTCCATTCCAATTCCTcaatataaaaaaaagttgctCTACAAAACTTTAGTTACCTTAATATCTTTTGTTGTGACACTCTACTATCCGCAACTAGTTTTTGATTAGCATCTTCCAGTTCTCTTGCTGTAACATCCAGCTGTTCATAAACCTTTGCATGCTGATCGTTCATCTGACGTAAGAGCTCCACTTGCTTTGTAAGGTACTATAAGATAATTTGTAGTTACCATCTTTACACTGCTAAAAATGTTTAATCCTACTTAATGGAAATTTTAACTTTAAATTCTTAAATCAGGATTTTCAGTTTCCCATAAATGTCAAGAATAATACAATGTACGTTAGTTTTGATTGCAGAACTGTGGAAAGACTTTTTACCCTTAAACAGCTCTGGAAATGTT
The nucleotide sequence above comes from Mauremys reevesii isolate NIE-2019 linkage group 10, ASM1616193v1, whole genome shotgun sequence. Encoded proteins:
- the CDR2 gene encoding cerebellar degeneration-related protein 2 encodes the protein MLADSLVEEFEIRDDEPWYDQQDLQQDLHLAAELGKTLLDRNTELEESLQQMYATNQEQLQEIEYLTKQVELLRQMNDQHAKVYEQLDVTARELEDANQKLVADSRVSQQKILSLTETIESLQTHIDDLQRQVEELKKSGRGHMNHERSEQPRSVHSFSCLKELYDLRKYFVYDHIFAEKITSMDSQLSPIEEENENLKKALTVLQAQLNLEKEKRVTMEEEYQLMVKENCDLEQRLVDKELYRARAEELELEVAEMRQMFQSENTFVNSMENLVPESFFISFKESLEREISQSPLEDASLTVPQLDKKALKRSSSETFLNSAAGGDLLKGHEETCIRRAEAVKQRGISLLNEVDAQYNALKVKYEELLKKCHMDEDSLKHKAVQTSKQYSKDSSVGNIQSDRSATDQEYGNVELTSSPTNTIPEYKALFKEIFSCIRKTKQEIDEHRTKYKRFSSQP